The Ursus arctos isolate Adak ecotype North America unplaced genomic scaffold, UrsArc2.0 scaffold_28, whole genome shotgun sequence genome has a window encoding:
- the LOC125283078 gene encoding peptidyl-prolyl cis-trans isomerase A-like — MSPSSCLQTELQTQQNFCVLSSGEKGFGYKGACFHGIIPGFTWQNGDFICHNGTGSKSNYGEKFDDENFILKHTGPSLLSMTNARPHTNGSLFFMCTAKTEWLDSKYVFFGKVKEGMNIVKATEHFGARNGKTSKMITITDFGQI; from the coding sequence ATGTCTCCTTCAAGCTGTTTGCAGACAGAGCTTCAAACACAGCAGAACTTTTGTGTTCTGAGCAGTGGGGAGAAAGGATTTGGTTATAAAGGTGCCTGCTTTCATGGGATTATTCCAGGATTTACATGGCAGAATGGTGACTTCATATGCCATAATGGCACTGGCAGCAAGTCCAACTATGGGGAGAAATTTGATGATGAGAATTTCATCCTGAAGCACACAGGTCCTAGCCTCTTATCCATGACAAATGCTAGACCCCACACAAATGGTTCCCTGTTTTTCATGTGCACTGCCAAGACTGAGTGGTTGGACAGCAAGTATGTGTTCTTTGGCAAGGTGAAAGAGGGCATGAATATTGTAAAAGCCACAGAGCACTTTGGGGCCAGGAATGGCAAGACCAGCAAGATGATCACCATTACTGACTTTGGACAAATCTAA